Proteins encoded by one window of Labrus bergylta chromosome 2, fLabBer1.1, whole genome shotgun sequence:
- the ift81 gene encoding intraflagellar transport protein 81 homolog translates to MSEQLKFIVEQLNKDPFKKNFNLITFDSLDPMQLLQVLNDALAEIDPKQAIDIREEMPEQTVKRMCSLLGMLKYKPPGNLSDVSSFRQGLVTGNKPVVHPILHWLLQRLPELKKRAYLARYLVKLEVPAEFLQDDVINDTYHQYEELVEGFKTYHKECEQLRTSGFSTAEIRKDIGSMEEEKDQLIKRVERLKKRVESVASHQRMLEQARQLRVEKEREESLTHQKQEQKNQLFQAEQRLQRNQQQLKDLRQSSADSNPESLMKRLEEEIRINSYMVSEKLPKELEGMRRTVQYLQKITSEPAMGQADLQELEDQIKGVDSQINQLIEKRMMKNDPMDDKMALYRQQASIIIRRKESKAEELREARDDLAAAERELKQRSSQSQTSDGEEVIRGDELKRLVMKLRSKGTVFKKKRHEMAELKAEFGVLQRTEEILKQRHETVQEKLQTLEAEKGISGYSTTQEELERVSAIKSELDEKKGRTLDDMSEMVKKLNSLIVEKRSALAPIIKELRTLRQLGQELSQEYDEKKVQYESCTAGLESNRSKLEQEVKALREETVQEENRYHYINSMSEIIEMQIQRAAEEMKAYVSSDPQEKKKAIREVYLKNISEQELLGKKLREKQKVVRESHAANMEQMTLWRDLEQLMECKRQCFIRSQSQASIGQVIQEGGEDRLVL, encoded by the exons ATGAGTGAACAGCTCAAGTTCATCGTTGAGCAGCTGAACAAGGATCCATTCAAGAAGAACTTTAACCTCATCACGTTTGACTCTCTGGACCCgatgcagctgctgcaggttttaAACGACGCCCTGGCTGAAATAGACCCCAAG CAAGCTATAGACATCCGTGAGGAAATGCCTGAGCAGACAGTGAAGAGGATGTGCTCTCTGCTGGGCATGCTGAAGTACAAACCTCCTGGAAACCTCTCTGATGT gagcagctttAGACAAGGTCTGGTGACGGGCAATAAGCCTGTGGTTCATCCAATCCTCCACTGGCTGCTCCAGCGGCTTCCTGAGCTCAAGAAGCGGGCGTATCTGGCTCGATATCTAGTCAAACTGGAAGTGCCTGCAGAGTTCCTGCAGGATGATGTTATCAACGACACCTATCACCAG TATGAAGAGCTGGTGGAAGGCTTTAAGACATATCACAAGGAGTGTGAGCAGTTACGGACGTCAGGCTTCTCCACAGCAGAAATAAGAAAG GACATCGGCTccatggaggaggagaaagaccAGCTGATCAAACGTGTGGAGAGACTGAAGAAGAGG GTGGAGTCAGTGGCCAGCCATCAGCGGATGCTGGAACAGGCCCGACAGCTACGggtggagaaggagagagaagagtcTCTGACGCACCAGAAGCAAGAACAGAAGAACCAA ctgttcCAGGCAGAGCAGAGGCTGCAGAGAAACCAGCAGCAGTTGAAGGATTTGCGCCAGTCTTCAGCAGATTCCAATCCAGAGA GCTTAATGAAGAGGCTTGAAGAGGAGATCAGAATCAACTCCTACATGGTCTCTGAGAAGCTCCCCAAAGAGCTCGAGGGTATGAGGCGTACAGTCCAGTACCTACAGAAAATCACTTCAGAGCCTGCCATGGGCCAGGCCGATCTCCAGGAGCTGGAGGACCAG ATAAAAGGAGTTGATTCTCAAATAAACCAGCTGATTGAAAAGAGGATGATGAAAAACGACCCCATGGACGACAAAATGGCCCTGTACAGGCAGCAG GCCTCCATCATCATTCGCAGGAAGGAGTCGAAGGCGGAGGAGCTCAGGGAGGCGAGGGACGATctggctgcagcagagagggagcTGAAGCAGAGGAGCAGCCAGTCACAAACCTCAGATGGTGAAGAGGTCATCCGGGGTGATGAG CTGAAACGTTTGGTGATGAAACTGCGCAGCAAGGGAACGGTGTTCAAGAAGAAACGCCACGAAATGGCTGAGCTGAAAGCGGAATTTGGGGTCCTGCAGCGTACAGAAGAGATTCTCAAGCAGAGACACGAGACCGTCCAAGAGAAACTG caaactCTGGAAGCGGAGAAAGGCATATCTGGCTACAGTACCACTCAGGAGGAGTTGGAGAGGGTTTCAGCCATCAAGAGTGAGCTGGACGAGAAGAAGGGCCGCACACTGGATGACATGTCTGAAATG GTGAAGAAGTTAAACTCTCTGATAGTGGAGAAGAGATCCGCCCTGGCACCAATCATTAAAGAACTGCGCACACTGAGACAGCTGGGTCAG GAACTGAGCCAGGAGTATGACGAGAAGAAGGTGCAATATGAGAGTTGCACTGCTGGTCTGGAGAGCAACAGATCTAAACTGGAGCAG gaagtgaaagcATTGAGAGAGGAGACAGTGCAGGAGGAGAACAGATATCATTACATCAACTCCATGTCAGAG atCATTGAGATGCAAATACAGCGGGCGGCCGAAGAGATGAAGGCGTATGTGTCCTCTGATCcgcaagagaagaagaaagccaTCAG GGAAGTGTACCTGAAGAACATCTCAGAACAGGAGCTACTCGGCAAG AAGTTACGCGAGAAACAGAAGGTGGTGAGGGAAAGCCACGCTGCCAACATGGAGCAGATGACACTGTGGCGGGACCTGGAGCAGCTGATGGAGTGCAAGAGGCAGTGCTTCATAAGATCTCAGAGCCAGGCGTCCATTGGTCAGGTGATCCAGGAGGGCGGAGAGGATAGGCTGGTGCTGTGA